From the Comamonas antarctica genome, the window GGTCGCCGCCAACCTCGGCGTATCGATCGTGCCCAGTACCTACCGCAGCATCCGGCCCGAAGGCGTGCACTTTCGCCCGCTGTCGGACCCGCAGGGCCAGACCTGCATCCGTGCGGCGTTGCGCGCCAGCGAAGCCGATGCCTGCGTGCAGACCTTCGTCGGTCTGCTGCAGGCGCAACCGCGCATCGGCCAGGCCACGCCATGTAGCAGCAATCAATGACGTCCGACTGGTCAATGTTGTAAGCCATCACCCACAAGCAACGTAGGTCAAACACGAAAAAGCTTGGCTTTTCCAGGTGGTCGGCGTATCTTCAGGCCATTGGTCTTGGCGTCGTAGCAGCCCGCTTTTGACTTTCAGTTTCCGCTGCCCTCTACGCAGCCAATGAAAGCGAAGTATGAAATACCGCCTTCTCGAGGCTGCGTCCGGCACGCAGCCCTTTCATCTTCATCTGCCTGAGGAAATCAGCGCGTTTGAAGACCTGCGCGACGGTGGGTTGGTGGCCGGCACCATCCAGACGCTCGCCAATGCCTGCCGCAAAGCCACCATCTACAGTCTCACGCCCGACGGGTACGCGGTGCTTGCACTGCGCAAATGCCGCATCGCACGCCGGCCCGGCCCGATACAGCGGGCTGATCGCAGCCGCTGACGTTCAGCCTGCCCGACAGCCGGCCATCTCCCGGTGGGTCGGACGGTTCCCCGGTTCCCCCGGCGCCGCGGTATCCGGCAATGCCCGCTGGCTTATCCCCACAGCTTGGGTCCAAGCCTGTGCATAACTGCCACAACAAGCGCGCAACCCCGCGCCAGTGCTGGGTTTCCAGAGTCTGCCCAAAAAACAGGCAAGCTGCCGGCGGCACGGGCCTGGCTCGCATCTACTTGCCGTATGCGTAGTCACCGCCGCGCGCAATGGCTTGCTGGTAGGCCGGCCGGGCCTGCAGGCGCGCCAGCCAGGCCTGCAGATGCGGATAGGGGGCATCCATGCGCTGCGTCTTGGCGAGTTCACCAATGAAGCTCAGCTGAATGTCGGCACCGCTGAGCTCCGCGCCCATCAGGTAGGGGGTGTCGCGCAACGCGCCATCGATATAGCCGAGGAAATTCGCCAGTTCCGACGCGATGCGCGGGTGCAGCGGCTTGCCGGCTTCGCCCAGCCGGCCGACATACAGGTTGAGCATGAACGGCAGCATGGCCGAGCCTTCGGCAAAGTGCAGCCACTTGATGTACTCATCGTACGCCGCCGTCGCCGGATCGGGCTGCAGCCGGCCCTGGCCATGGCGGCGGATCAGATAGTCGACGATCGCGCCCGACTCGTTCAACACCAGCGCACCGTCCTCGATCACCGGTGACTTGCCCAGCGGATTGACGGCCTTGAGCTCGGGCGGGGCCAGCTTGGTTTCCGGGTCGCGCTCGTAGCGCTTGATTTCATAATCCAGGCCGAGTTCTTCGAGCAGCCAGAGAATGCGCTGCGAACGCGAGTGGTTGAGATGGTGGACGGTGATCATGCAGGCTGGAAGTGAGGGGAAGAAGGGCCGGCGCGAAACCGTGCCACGGGATTTTGACTCTAGCGCAAGCCAAGGGCGTGCGGAATGGCGCCATACCCTCGCGCCTTATCCCCACGGCCGGGGTCCAAGCTTGTGCATAACTACCGGAACAACTCGCGAAAGTGGCGCCAGTGCTGGGTTTGCCGGGCATGCCCAAAAAACAGGCAGCCTGGGCGCAGCGGCGTTTCATCCCAGCGGATCGACGACGAAACTCCCCGGCGGCACGCCCGCGGCCAGGCTTTGTGCATAGTGCTGTGCGACATCGAGCGCCTCGGCAATGGTCACATGCATGTCGATGTAGCGGTAGGTGCCCAGGCGGCCGACGAAAGTGACATTGCGCTCGCGCCGCGCGCGCTGCACGTAGTGCGCCAGCAGCGCCTTCTCGGCCACCAGGCGGATCGGGTAATACGGCGTGTCGTCGCCCTCGCACAGCCGGCTGTATTCCTTGAAGACCACGGTGTCCGCATGCTGCTCCCAGGGCGCGAAATGCTTGTGCTCGGAAATGCGCGTCCAGGGCACGCTCAGGTCGCAATAATTGATGACGGCGTTGCCCTGGTAGTCGTCCGCATGGTCCTCGCGCACGAAGTCCAGCGTGCGGTAGCCGAGCCGGCCTTCGTCATAGCCGAACCAGGCGTCGATCGGACCGCTGCAAAACACCTGGTCGTAGCCGGCCGCCTGCGCGCGCGCGAAGCGCGTGCCCAGGTGCAGGCTGACGTTAGGCAGGTCCAGCAGGTTCTCGACGATGGCCGTGTAGCCGTCGCGCGGTATGCCCTGGTACTGGCTGTTGTAGTAGTTGTCGTCGTAGTTGAAGCGCATCGGCAGGCGCTTGAGGATGCTGGCCGGCAGCTCGGTCGGTGCCATGCCCCACTGCTTGAGCGTGTAGTTCTTGAAGAACGCCTCGTACAGCTCCCGCCCCATGAGCGCCAGCGCCTGCTCCTCGAAGTTCGCCGGCGTGCCCGTGCCCTGCTCGGCAATCCCGGCAAAGAAGGCGCGCGCCTGCGCGGGCGAGAAGGTCTGGCCCAGGAACTGGTTGATGGTCAGCAGGTTCAGCGGCAGCGAGAACACGCGCCCGCCCGTGATGGCCTTGACGCGGTTGACGAAGGGCATGAAGGTGCCGAACTGCTGGATGTAGTCCCAGACCCGCTGGTTGCTGGTGTGGAAGATATGCGGGCCGTAGGTGTGCAGCATCACCTGGGTCTTTGCGTCGCGCGCGGTATGGCAGTTGCCAGCCACATGCGCGCGCGCATCGAAGACCTCGACGCGGTGGCCCGCCCGGCCCAGTTCCTGGGCCAGTACGGCGCCG encodes:
- the glf gene encoding UDP-galactopyranose mutase, producing MAHIAIVGAGFSGAVLAQELGRAGHRVEVFDARAHVAGNCHTARDAKTQVMLHTYGPHIFHTSNQRVWDYIQQFGTFMPFVNRVKAITGGRVFSLPLNLLTINQFLGQTFSPAQARAFFAGIAEQGTGTPANFEEQALALMGRELYEAFFKNYTLKQWGMAPTELPASILKRLPMRFNYDDNYYNSQYQGIPRDGYTAIVENLLDLPNVSLHLGTRFARAQAAGYDQVFCSGPIDAWFGYDEGRLGYRTLDFVREDHADDYQGNAVINYCDLSVPWTRISEHKHFAPWEQHADTVVFKEYSRLCEGDDTPYYPIRLVAEKALLAHYVQRARRERNVTFVGRLGTYRYIDMHVTIAEALDVAQHYAQSLAAGVPPGSFVVDPLG
- a CDS encoding glutathione S-transferase family protein, encoding MITVHHLNHSRSQRILWLLEELGLDYEIKRYERDPETKLAPPELKAVNPLGKSPVIEDGALVLNESGAIVDYLIRRHGQGRLQPDPATAAYDEYIKWLHFAEGSAMLPFMLNLYVGRLGEAGKPLHPRIASELANFLGYIDGALRDTPYLMGAELSGADIQLSFIGELAKTQRMDAPYPHLQAWLARLQARPAYQQAIARGGDYAYGK